Proteins encoded by one window of Candidatus Nitrosocosmicus hydrocola:
- a CDS encoding bifunctional DNA primase/polymerase, with translation MNFSESTDFWYYEIGVNVIPINSKEKITYIKWSEFEYSSVSEEQYIRWKTEETFNQGIAVIAGKIWRGKYKGKNLACIDIDNKKGIEEFLSHFGEVDTIEKLASKTIVEWHKDNPNKVHVYFIVEKPLTKKSGITVHNKDKLMVEDEIPALEVKSEGSHGIMIVSPSIHKNGFPYEIIGAKSPTVLNETQSEALENSLNNIYNKHNDNSKIETLTPITELFKSEFIVTEGNNRHEALLRVMESLIQRLGKIFSEEKIKDLAWDYNQEHFKPPLDRKEFEKQWNNSKNFIAKSNTIKNQETIEEDSNSITEILSTINDRYINIFYDQFNRLYVTLRVNDHVEHVRLDSNRFKSVIRTEYYAKEHKALSDDKLEGILKLIESQLTLDENVEKRELHLRVAKIDDDSIYYDLTNLKWEIVKISKEGWDIIQNNEIPIFKRHDTSSISQVYPLKDYDVGTWDKFLSLFNLGSKNDKVLFSVLLISLFIPDIPKPILILSGEGGGAKTTAFNIIKRVVDPGSTDTIAFPKQINDLVQILDHNYINCFDNVSSISEEISDLICRAVTGAGYSKRALYTDDSDIIYKIKRFIGVNGINLATTRADFLDRSLIIKAKRIEDRFRKKEADIEKEIERLKPHVLGFIFDELVKVLKYRDEHPNEKILENGYPRMADFAEWGEVIARCLGYRKNEFTNAYYENINNQNDEVIESSPIAEAILLFVIDWEIGYQWSGTPSRLHTDLTNMIDQIKPDLKKSSLWPKASSALTPKINEVKTNLRHRGVHIVTGERDKDGKRIITMTKLSTNKKICNESKENGLSKLMNVITEVQEQNDREFFNPDIYRIRNTDNWACKKCSQVGDIHYMKKHTCASKN, from the coding sequence TTGAATTTTAGTGAATCAACTGATTTCTGGTATTATGAAATAGGAGTAAATGTAATTCCTATCAACTCCAAAGAGAAAATAACTTACATTAAGTGGTCAGAATTCGAATATAGCTCAGTTTCAGAGGAACAATATATCAGATGGAAAACCGAAGAAACCTTTAATCAAGGCATTGCAGTTATTGCAGGAAAGATTTGGCGTGGGAAGTATAAGGGAAAGAATCTTGCTTGTATAGATATCGATAACAAGAAAGGAATCGAAGAATTTCTTTCTCATTTTGGTGAAGTAGATACAATAGAAAAATTAGCCTCAAAGACCATAGTAGAATGGCACAAAGATAATCCAAATAAGGTCCATGTTTACTTTATAGTAGAAAAGCCATTAACTAAAAAGAGCGGAATAACTGTTCATAATAAAGACAAGTTAATGGTTGAAGATGAAATTCCTGCATTAGAAGTAAAATCCGAAGGTAGTCACGGCATCATGATTGTTTCTCCGTCTATCCATAAAAATGGCTTCCCATATGAAATTATAGGTGCGAAATCACCAACGGTCCTAAACGAAACTCAATCAGAAGCATTAGAGAATTCACTGAATAATATCTACAACAAACATAATGATAATTCAAAAATCGAAACTTTAACTCCTATCACAGAATTATTTAAGTCCGAATTTATAGTTACTGAAGGCAATAACCGCCATGAAGCCTTGCTCCGAGTGATGGAGTCATTGATTCAACGACTAGGAAAAATATTCTCAGAGGAGAAAATAAAAGATTTGGCTTGGGACTATAATCAGGAGCATTTCAAGCCACCTCTTGATAGGAAGGAATTCGAAAAACAATGGAATAATTCTAAAAATTTTATCGCTAAGAGCAATACTATTAAGAATCAAGAAACTATAGAAGAAGACTCTAATTCAATTACTGAAATTTTGTCTACCATAAATGATAGATATATCAATATATTTTACGACCAATTTAACAGGTTATATGTTACACTTAGAGTTAACGATCACGTAGAGCATGTCCGGTTGGACAGCAACAGGTTTAAGAGTGTAATTAGAACCGAATATTATGCCAAAGAACATAAGGCATTAAGCGATGACAAACTCGAAGGAATATTAAAATTAATAGAGTCGCAACTAACATTAGATGAAAATGTAGAAAAGAGGGAACTTCACCTAAGAGTAGCAAAGATTGATGACGACTCCATCTATTATGATTTAACAAATCTGAAATGGGAGATAGTAAAAATTTCAAAAGAAGGATGGGATATTATACAAAATAATGAAATCCCTATTTTCAAGAGACATGATACTAGTTCAATATCGCAGGTTTACCCATTAAAAGATTATGATGTTGGTACATGGGATAAGTTTTTAAGCCTCTTTAATCTGGGCTCCAAAAATGATAAAGTATTGTTTTCTGTCTTGCTAATTTCTTTGTTTATTCCCGACATACCTAAACCGATTCTTATATTAAGTGGAGAAGGAGGAGGTGCCAAGACTACCGCTTTTAACATCATAAAGAGGGTCGTAGACCCTGGAAGTACTGACACAATTGCATTTCCTAAACAAATAAACGATCTAGTTCAAATCTTGGACCACAACTATATCAACTGTTTTGATAATGTTTCATCGATATCTGAAGAGATATCGGATTTGATATGTAGGGCAGTAACTGGAGCAGGATATAGCAAGCGGGCCCTATACACAGATGATTCAGACATCATTTACAAAATTAAACGATTCATAGGTGTAAACGGAATAAACTTGGCAACGACCAGAGCCGATTTTTTGGATAGGTCCTTAATAATAAAGGCCAAAAGGATTGAAGATAGATTCAGAAAAAAGGAAGCGGATATAGAAAAGGAGATAGAGAGATTAAAGCCCCATGTTTTGGGATTTATTTTTGATGAATTGGTCAAAGTCCTCAAATATAGAGATGAACACCCTAACGAAAAGATACTGGAGAACGGTTACCCAAGAATGGCTGATTTTGCAGAGTGGGGTGAGGTTATAGCAAGATGTTTAGGATATAGAAAAAATGAATTCACAAATGCTTATTACGAAAATATTAACAATCAAAATGATGAAGTAATAGAATCATCTCCTATCGCAGAGGCAATACTTCTTTTTGTTATAGATTGGGAGATAGGATATCAATGGAGTGGGACCCCTTCCAGGCTTCATACAGACCTGACAAACATGATAGACCAGATAAAGCCTGATTTGAAAAAAAGTAGTCTTTGGCCTAAAGCCTCTAGCGCACTAACCCCGAAGATAAATGAAGTTAAAACGAATCTGAGGCATAGGGGTGTACACATTGTTACCGGCGAAAGAGACAAAGACGGAAAAAGGATAATTACAATGACCAAGCTTTCGACCAACAAAAAGATTTGTAATGAAAGTAAGGAAAATGGTCTATCAAAGTTAATGAATGTTATAACTGAAGTGCAGGAACAAAATGATAGAGAATTTTTTAATCCAGATATATATCGCATACGTAATACAGATAATTGGGCATGTAAAAAGTGTTCACAGGTTGGAGACATACACTACATGAAAAAACATACTTGCGCTTCCAAAAATTGA
- a CDS encoding cupredoxin domain-containing protein: MDNKNIDSGIRIILTISGILLSVGAVSFILFNEVYAQTNSSEGQPNINAETIFNTKTMTLGNNIQNLVILIPNEGHHAAGEDNEARFLDQHFVPENAIVNTGTTVQWFNGDAGHERTIEVNDATDNSVFNTGEILDSQASPPFTFGNQGVFNYEAEGDPGVTMMGQVTVEDIQSPVISSSSTTSNSSVNIDTVGILMVPTQDIDEYISQITDAGITVDNTYDFKDLRGGQEGTGDTQTLIVWTTGGKDLSETLTSLSELSADLPYS; the protein is encoded by the coding sequence ATGGATAACAAAAATATAGATTCGGGTATTCGAATAATCCTAACTATTAGTGGAATATTATTATCAGTAGGAGCCGTTTCATTTATTTTATTTAACGAGGTCTATGCACAAACAAATTCATCTGAAGGTCAACCAAACATAAATGCGGAAACCATCTTTAATACCAAAACAATGACTCTGGGCAATAACATTCAGAATCTTGTTATTCTTATTCCAAATGAGGGCCACCATGCTGCTGGTGAAGACAACGAAGCACGTTTCCTAGACCAACACTTTGTACCCGAAAATGCAATAGTCAATACAGGTACGACAGTACAATGGTTTAATGGCGATGCAGGTCACGAACGCACAATTGAAGTGAATGATGCTACCGATAACTCAGTGTTTAACACAGGTGAAATTCTTGATAGTCAAGCATCTCCACCATTTACATTCGGTAATCAAGGTGTATTCAATTATGAAGCAGAGGGAGACCCAGGTGTAACAATGATGGGTCAAGTCACAGTAGAAGATATTCAATCACCCGTAATCTCATCATCTAGTACAACTTCAAACTCTAGTGTCAATATTGATACAGTTGGAATTTTAATGGTACCAACACAGGATATTGATGAGTACATTTCCCAAATAACAGATGCAGGAATTACTGTTGATAACACATACGACTTTAAAGATTTAAGGGGTGGACAAGAGGGTACTGGAGACACACAAACATTGATTGTGTGGACTACAGGTGGAAAAGATTTGAGTGAAACACTCACATCACTTAGTGAGCTCTCAGCTGATTTACCATATAGTTAA
- a CDS encoding FAD-dependent oxidoreductase — MFEYIAGQYTYFKLDDVKGDPNDTTRHFTISSSPTENFIMFTTKIRESAYKQRLSTLEVGDKLRASKPEGEFVLPEDNTKSVIFLSGGIGVTPFRTMIKYVTDKQLPTKITMFDSNKNQQNIIFNKEFDNWAAFNENIKIIYTLSDEESNENDDSGTKEEWNGEKGRIDKEMILKYVDKNTLDDVVFYVSGPPDMLKSMHSLLQKELEISPDRIKAEEFTGY, encoded by the coding sequence TTGTTTGAATATATCGCAGGTCAATATACTTATTTTAAGTTAGATGATGTAAAAGGCGACCCGAATGACACAACAAGACATTTTACTATTTCTTCATCTCCTACTGAGAATTTTATAATGTTTACCACTAAGATAAGAGAGTCAGCATACAAACAAAGACTTTCTACCTTAGAGGTGGGCGATAAACTAAGAGCGAGCAAACCAGAGGGCGAATTTGTACTACCAGAGGATAACACAAAATCAGTAATATTTCTATCTGGAGGTATAGGAGTAACTCCATTTCGAACCATGATAAAATATGTGACAGACAAGCAACTACCAACAAAAATAACGATGTTTGACTCAAACAAGAATCAGCAAAACATTATCTTTAACAAAGAGTTTGATAATTGGGCAGCTTTCAATGAAAATATAAAGATAATCTACACTCTAAGCGATGAAGAATCAAATGAGAATGACGATTCGGGCACAAAGGAGGAGTGGAATGGAGAAAAAGGCAGGATAGATAAAGAAATGATTCTAAAATATGTTGACAAGAATACTTTAGACGATGTAGTATTCTATGTTAGCGGCCCGCCAGATATGCTAAAATCGATGCATTCATTACTCCAAAAAGAATTGGAAATTTCACCAGATAGAATAAAGGCTGAAGAATTTACAGGGTATTAA
- a CDS encoding DDE-type integrase/transposase/recombinase gives MHILCYLVKGLKFDPEIVTFALDLYFSGLALRKVARNLNDHFELDLSLSTVYSWIQRYIPKISENVNSLIPQLSNQWHVDELFVKMKGGETGKGQSGIAYLWNIMDRESRFLIASKLSEKLDINGAIQAFNEAIKNSHGNKPQTVYTDALRA, from the coding sequence ATGCATATACTATGTTACCTGGTCAAGGGATTAAAGTTCGACCCCGAAATCGTTACCTTTGCATTAGACCTTTACTTCTCTGGATTGGCATTAAGAAAGGTCGCCCGCAATCTAAATGACCACTTTGAGCTTGACCTTAGCTTATCAACTGTCTATTCATGGATACAAAGATACATCCCTAAAATATCAGAAAATGTTAACAGTCTAATACCTCAATTGTCTAATCAATGGCACGTAGACGAGCTGTTTGTAAAAATGAAGGGCGGTGAAACTGGCAAAGGTCAGTCAGGAATAGCATATCTGTGGAATATAATGGATAGGGAATCCCGCTTCTTAATTGCTTCCAAGTTGTCAGAAAAGCTGGACATCAATGGAGCAATCCAAGCCTTTAACGAAGCCATTAAGAACAGTCATGGTAACAAGCCTCAAACTGTTTATACTGATGCTCTTAGGGCTTAG
- a CDS encoding YncE family protein, translating to MTRDAKSSLLILSIIIGLTINISGVFQNFERAWADSLVGNLAVGTNALAVEYNPSNQNIYMSYGISEGFVVAVNSETNVPYAAVEVGQRPIAMKYNPSNEDMYVLNRDSGTVSVIDSSNNTVISTIGVGNSPRYLEYNPSNENIYVANEGTNSVTVIDSKTNTIIGTIDVGAPARILKFNPGNENLYVANGDAIDHPVNSVVKVIDSKTNTIIDTIENASSLPTDIEYNPSNENMYVANRGTNSITVIDSKTNTIIDTINLNNPPSALQYNAANNDLYVAVENENSLGANGFVAVIDVDTNDVKAVRSVGILPGELEYNPSNNNIYVANFQSNDVYALDKFNNITSLIQVDIKPIAVEYNPSNNNIYVANFGEPTSSKFTLSIISTNTLTHQDEKTQKVIDSVVDPKPANESSIPIVTSKDDTKLTTGNNLSNEKQVCDVQEPSGNQTNKIITPSSIPEKKKFVC from the coding sequence ATGACAAGAGACGCCAAATCATCATTGTTGATACTTTCAATAATAATAGGACTGACAATTAACATATCTGGAGTATTTCAAAATTTTGAGCGAGCCTGGGCGGATAGTTTGGTAGGCAATTTGGCAGTAGGAACTAATGCATTAGCTGTTGAATATAATCCCAGTAATCAAAATATTTACATGTCATATGGCATCAGCGAAGGCTTTGTCGTCGCAGTAAATAGCGAGACTAATGTACCATATGCTGCAGTAGAAGTCGGTCAGCGTCCCATTGCAATGAAGTACAATCCCAGTAATGAAGACATGTATGTTCTCAATAGGGATTCAGGTACAGTATCAGTAATAGATAGCTCAAATAATACTGTAATCTCAACCATTGGTGTAGGAAATAGTCCTAGATATCTCGAGTACAACCCTTCAAACGAAAATATCTATGTGGCTAATGAAGGGACTAATTCTGTTACTGTAATAGATAGCAAGACTAACACTATTATTGGTACGATTGATGTGGGTGCTCCTGCGCGTATTTTGAAATTTAACCCCGGAAATGAAAATCTGTATGTTGCTAATGGAGATGCCATAGACCATCCAGTAAACTCCGTAGTGAAAGTGATAGATAGCAAGACTAACACTATTATAGATACAATAGAAAACGCAAGTAGTCTACCTACAGATATCGAATACAACCCTTCAAACGAAAATATGTACGTAGCTAATAGAGGAACAAACTCTATAACAGTGATTGACAGCAAGACTAACACTATTATAGATACAATAAACTTGAATAATCCACCAAGTGCGCTACAATACAATGCTGCTAATAATGACTTGTATGTTGCAGTGGAAAATGAAAATTCTTTAGGTGCTAATGGTTTTGTTGCTGTAATTGACGTAGACACTAATGATGTTAAAGCTGTTCGTAGTGTCGGAATTTTACCTGGTGAGTTGGAATACAATCCTTCAAATAATAATATCTATGTGGCTAACTTTCAATCCAATGATGTTTATGCGTTAGATAAATTCAACAATATAACATCCTTGATTCAGGTAGATATCAAGCCAATTGCAGTAGAATACAATCCATCTAACAATAATATCTATGTGGCTAACTTTGGAGAGCCAACCTCTTCAAAATTCACATTGTCAATAATATCGACAAATACACTCACTCATCAAGATGAAAAGACACAAAAGGTTATTGATTCTGTTGTAGATCCCAAACCAGCTAACGAATCATCAATTCCAATAGTTACATCAAAAGACGATACAAAATTAACTACAGGCAATAACCTCAGCAATGAAAAACAAGTGTGTGATGTACAAGAACCTTCAGGAAACCAAACTAACAAAATAATAACACCTTCTAGTATTCCAGAGAAGAAAAAATTTGTTTGTTAA